The following is a genomic window from Chiloscyllium punctatum isolate Juve2018m chromosome 32, sChiPun1.3, whole genome shotgun sequence.
GTTGTGTAAGTCAGTGTTAAAAATTAACCATGTGGTTGACATTGTAACTAAAACAGTTAACTTCATCAGGGCAAGAGCTTTGAATCACAGGCAGTTTGTTGCACTTTTGGAGGAAAATGAGACTGAACATCGTGACATAGGCTACCACACAGCTGTCAGGTGGCTCAGCCTGGGCAAAATGCTGAAAAGCGTATGGGACCTGAGAGAAGAGATTCAAGATTTTTGTGTGAAGAAAGGGAATGGCATTCCACAGCTTTCAGATGCAGACTGGATTGCAGACCTTGGTTTTGCTGTTGATGTGACTGCACTTATGAAGGAACTAAATGTGAAACTGCAGTGCAAGGGCCTTTTTGTGCATGAAGTGTACAACTTGGTGAAGGCTTTTAAGAGAAAGTTGCAGCTTCTCTCAAGCCAAATGGAGGACAACATTCTCACCCACTTGCCAACACTGAAGGAAGCCGCACCTTCAGCTGATCACCTCCACAGGTAGGAGCACTGCATGGTGAATTTTCAAGGCAATTTCAAGACTTTAAAACGGTTGAGAATGAAATGCACATGATTCTTTTCCCCATTTACATGCAATGTGGAGAATGCACCTAGTGATGTTCAGCTTGAACTCATTGATCTGCAGTCTGACACATTTCTGACAGAGTACTTTAGGTCAGTCTCACTGCTTGATTTTTACTCTTCCCTCAAAGaggagaactttccacacatcAGGAGGCATGCTCAGAAGATTCTAGTCCTCTTTGGATCTACCTATATATGTGAACAGACATTCTCAGTGATGAAGTTCAACAAATCCGAATACTGATCCTCTAGCACTGATGATCACCTCTCAGCTGTCCTTAGCATATCCACCTCAGACATTCACCCAGATTTCAGTGCACTTGTTCAAGCCCAAAACAGACTGGAGTTTTCTCACCAAACAAGTAAAATGAACTGAAAAACATCAAAAGCATTTATTGCTTTCTGTATAGAGTtgtttgttgtttgtaatattgAACAATAATAAAACATTTCATTATTGCTTGTGAGATTAAcatgttaaaaataaaatgaaatactgAAATTATTGGTTTTACTGTTTATTTCTTCTATATTTGACCTACTCCACAATTTCATATCTTTATTGTAACAGAATATTCTTATTCTTTTGATTATAAGTTTCAGTGCAAAACTATATAATTTAGTACTTTTTATAATGGGAGAAAATTAATACTGAGCAGAATTATGTTCAACTTACTGTTGGTTTGGCCCTCCAACACAACTCAGGTTTCTCATGGAAGAGTTAATTGCCCACCCCTggtatagagaatagcagtgcctgtgtatttgagagagaatgtttatattatggagaacagcagtccatgtcgATATCATAAGAACAGCACTTTGTTTATATTATGGGGAATGGCAGTCCCTGACTATATTATAGTCCCTGTCATTTTCATGGAGTACAGCAGTCCCTCTAAGAGAATACCAATTCCTGTGCATATTactgtgaacagcagtccctgtgtatattatagagaacggCAGTCCCTGGGTATATTCTACAGAACAACAACCCCTTTGTATATTACAGAgagcagcagtgcctgtgtatactAAATTGAAAAGCTGCCCCTGTAGTTTTTTTATAGAgcacagcagtccttgtgtatattcaaaggaacagcagtccctgtgtatgtgagagagaacatagaacatagaaaaatacagcgcagtacaggcccttcggccctcgatgttgcgccgactgaagcctacctaacctacactagcccaataacctccatatgcttatccaatgcccgcttgaatgaccataacgagggagagtccaccactgatactggcagggcattccatgaactcacaacccgctgagtaaagaatctacccctaacatctgtcctataccaaccaccCCTTAATtaaaagctgtgtcccctagtaacagctgactccatacgcggaaaaaggtcctcactgtcaatcctatctaaacccctaatcatcttgtacacctctatcaaatcgcccctaaaccttcttttctccaatgagaacagccccaagtgcctcagcctttcctcatacgattttcagagaacagcagtctctgtgtatatacACAGAAAACAACAGTGCCTGAAgagattatagagaacagcagtccatttGCATTTGACTGAGAATGACAGGCCCTGTTTATATTATATAGAATGTCAGTCCATGTGTATATAATAGAGAACAGCCATTTCTGTGACAGGAGAACAGAAGTCACTGTTTATGTTATCTGGAACAGGTGTCCCCATtcatattatagagaacagcaatgtgtgtatatatgatgGCGACTTGCAGTCCCTGTCCATATAGTTCAGTGTTCTCGGCAGCAGTTAGTGTGGTAGGAGTGAGGGCAAGGGCCGATaggaacaccagtccctgtgtctcTTGTcgacaacagcagtccctttcTATACTAAAGAGAACACCAGTGCCTGTGAAAAGTTtagagatcagcagtccctgtttaCATAATAGAgtacaccagtccctgtgtatattgttgagaacagcagtccctgtgcactTCAGAGAGAATAGAAGCCCCTGTCTCTATGAGTGAGAACATATGTCTATATTATGGAGAACACCAGTACCTGTGTGTACtattgagaacagcagtccctgtgaaaattagagagaaaagcagtccctgtgcataatatagagaacagagaTCCCTGTGTAAATTATTGAGAATAGCTGTCCCTGcgcatattatagagaacagcagtccctgtgtaataaatagagatcagcagtccctgtaCATATTTCAGAGAACAGAAGTGCATGTGTATAacatagagagcagcagtccctgataatattatagagagcagcagtccctgataatattatagagagcagcagtccctgataatattatagagagcagcagtgcTTGTGTATATTACAGAAAATAGCAGAGCCTGTGTTTCAtgtacagaacagcagtcccaatGTATTATAGAGAGAATAGCAGTGCCTGTGGATGCTATAGAGAACAGTATCACTGAGTATActgtcgagaacagcagtcctgtcTGTATTAGAGAGAAAAGCTGCCCCTTCGTATATTAGAGAAAACAGCAGttaaagtgaacagctgtccctgttaTTTTTATAAAGCACTGCAGCCTCTGCGTAtattagagagaacagcagtccttgtgtatatgagaaagaaaaacagagcctgtgtacattatagagaacatcagtccctgtgtatttgatagagaacagcagtctctgtttaTATTACAAACAGCAGTCCATGTATATATTAAAATGAACAACAGTTGATGTGTATATTAAAATGAATAACTGTCCCTGCCATTTTATACAGcacagcagtccctgcgtataCAAGAGAGAACAGCACTCTATGTGTATATTAGAGAGAAAAGCACTCTATGTGTATATTACAGCGATCAGCATAACCTGTGCATATTGTagcgaacagcagtccctgccgaTATAATATACAATAGCTGTCCCTTTGCATATTATAgcgaacagcaatccctgtgcatATTACtgataacagcagtccctgtttatattatggagaacagcagctcctgatgtataatatagagaacagcaatccgtGTCAATATGTATAATGGAGAGAATAGGAAATCTTGTATGttatatagagaatagcagtgcctgtgtatattatcgagaAAAGCAGTTCTTGTCCatattatggagaacagcagtcactgtgtatgttgtagagaacaacagtccctgtctctatTATAGGGAACAA
Proteins encoded in this region:
- the LOC140458295 gene encoding general transcription factor II-I repeat domain-containing protein 2A-like, whose protein sequence is MDGCPNLTGKNVGFLKRMQDKVTEIDPEQKLVFLHCIIHQEVLCKSVLKINHVVDIVTKTVNFIRARALNHRQFVALLEENETEHRDIGYHTAVRWLSLGKMLKSVWDLREEIQDFCVKKGNGIPQLSDADWIADLGFAVDVTALMKELNVKLQCKGLFVHEVYNLVKAFKRKLQLLSSQMEDNILTHLPTLKEAAPSADHLHR